The genomic window GCTGGCTGTGGGAtgactttaatcacgccaccctcaccaagacacttcctacctttaccccGTTTGtgagctgtctgtcaggatGGGTTGAGTTTTCTGTaatgatgttattctgtatttatgttggtgtggatcttctctggttctggttccttttctttctgtcagtgttgagaacaactgtaatgaggcaaaacaatttccctctgggattaatacagttttttgaatcttgaatcttgaaaaccGAACATGTGAGAAGTGGGCCAGCGAGGGAGGCCACTAAGATACCTGTGACCCCTCTGGAGTTAAAGGCTTCTGCAGTTGAGATGGGAGAAACCGTAAATACTGCAACAGCTGTTTAGTTTTATCAGCAGTCAGACAGTAAGTCAGCTGTGTTACTGTCTGCTAAGTCCTCTTTTAGCCACTGATACAAACTACTTTAAACTGCATTGTCTTAATGATCCTTTGATACATATTTATTTGGTTAATGTTTGATTTgagttgttctgggttcttcATTCCAAAGTCCAGAGCTGCTTTGGGATTTCCATTATGAACTCTTTGGATTAAGATGAATACAGAGAAGCGAGACTTCACAGATTTCTGAAAATCTTACTGCTCAACTTTTTAAAAGATAAGGTAACAGATTTCTCTTGTTTCACTGTCTGCAGGCATCAGCGTTGAACCGATCAACAGCGATCATTATTTATAGTGAATTTCTTCAATGCTGATGCAGTATTGGTTTTaccaacatttacatttttccagttagtgttttttttatcattctttGTTTATATGACAGTAATGTTATTTCTACCAAAGCGTACATGGCTTTATATCAGAACCATGCAATCATAGAAATTATCGAAGTACAATACAGGTACGCAACGAACAACCCAAACTGGATTCTAAAGATTTAAAATATGATCATTGCTTGTATCAAAGCGCATAAATAAAGCTGTAAAACCACTTTACTTATTAACTAGTCCGGTAAATGCTATTGTATGGAGTTAACAAGTTAACCAGCCAACCAGTTTGAATTGGTGCGTATTCATTTTCTTACAATACAAGGTCTTAATAAAGTCATATCACAGTTTTCATGTATAATATTTACTAACTTAGCTAAAACTACCACAACCAGATAAAAAGTTTCAAACCAATGTTTGTGCTACAACTACATAATAAATGAAACTCGCTAAAATCTAAGAACAGGGGGCAAGAGAGTAAATAGctaggagagaaaaaaagaaattaactgTAAAGAACAAGATAAGTGCACAAAggaaaaggaaataagaaagtaataacaataagaagaagaataaaataataagaaaggAAGGAACCAAGACTTCACAAGAATCACCTACAGATGTCCTATAAAGGGACCTTAAACAAGCACAAAGGAATGGGAGGAGCTAGtatgaaacaggaagtggccaGGTGAGATGTGtgaaaggtgtgtgtgcaggagcaGAGGCAATAGGAAACCAAAGACATGGATCATTACAAGTACTGATAATAGTACCTTCATAGTAAAGGTACTAATAGTGCCTTTAGTataaagaataaatgtgttGCTAGATGTAAAGTCATTCTATTAAACTGTGGAAGTATTTGTTCATGCAGTCTGAACCTCATGAACGAAATATATAGTTTTTATGATAAATGCTGGTGTTTGAGACTTTTAATCTGAGTTCTCggaaaaatgtgatgtgtaatTAGTTATGAGAACTAATGTGTGCTGTATAAATCCAGTTGTGTTAGTTTGAAGCTCTGGACACTGctatggatcagtgtgaggacagagagaggggagtccctccctctaaaaccactctgtgtgaggaccatgagagccagaccaaagctcatAGGTGAGATTCTACTTAGTGAATTAATATAACACAAACTCTGAACATACAGCCTGGGAGCTCATGAACAACTCAGAGCTCAGTACCTAGTGTTGTATTTCTATACTGTATAAATGATGTCTTGTGTTTGCAGGAGGAGCCCCTGGCAGAGAACAGGCTCCACCAAATCCAGTGTGTCGATGCAGAGCGACTGGTCCAAAGGACGACCTGTTGACTTCAAACATGGACAGAAGTCTCATAATTCAGGGTAAGAAGTCAGGGATTCACCTGACAGTGTATTCTTCATCACAACAGCATCATATTTATCTTTGTGATAGGATcaaattacacacagacactttgtGTTTGAATGGGGGAATGAGAAACaatgtgaagcactttgagtTATGATGAGGTATAAAAGTGCTAAGTGCTGACCATTTAACATTTCCCTGCACTGGATTGGACACTGTTTGgttgtgtttatttgaatgaGACTTTAAAGGTTGTATTTATAACATATTATGTCCTGTTTTTGGAGGGTCATCCATGAGCGTCAATCAGGCGTTCCAGTATGCAGCAATGTGTCCATGCAGAGCGACTGGTCCAAGGGTCGACCTGTTGACTTCAAACATGGACAGAAGTCTGCTGATCCAGGGTATTTCTATATATCTGCATTCGGTGTGGTGTCTATTAGGATTTCAATGACAGAACTCTGCAATGTTACATTTCAGTCCTGTTGTGCTTGTGCTCACTGGGAAACATCCTTTGCTCACAGGAAAATATCTTGTACTTGAACTACAGCGGCAGTTTTGTGGTGCATGTCTTAGAATTTTGGCATGGAAACCTTCATTATGTGCCTTACTGTGCAAACTGAAACTCAGTGATGGTTGCCACCAAATCTTGCTGCAGGTTTTATGCAGTCACTTGTCTGGTTGCAGCTCTTGTTAGCTTCTTTTTTACTCTGCTTTTAACTTAGAACTAGCAAACTATGCTTCCAACAGTGCTTCTACGATTTTGTGATCTTTTGTAACCCTTTGCTTGTTTGTGAAAGGCAATGATCTCTTCTTAAAATTTTGTGACAATTCTTTTGACTTAGCCATATTTCTAACATGCAATCAAACATAgaaattatgtgttttatgtcaaCTTCACCTGGTGACCAGACAAAACCTGATTTGCAAATATGTGATTCCACCCGTGGTAGATTCTACTCAGGGGTGGAATCATTTTGAGACTGCAGTAGacattaaaagttttattttgtattattttgttgaCACAAGTTGTCACTAATTCTGTAATGTATGGCATGTTTGCCTGGGAACATCAGAACTTAGGTTCAGAGAGTGCAGACAGGAGGATATGTtgtaaaaggctgcagacaggccgacacagtttatttattctctCCTGAGTCAGAAGGACGATCCACCAGGAAATGTACAGAGACaccacaagaaaagaaaaatgtcagctGTTGTGGTTCTAATTGTTTTAGAATAATTTCTGATGTATGTTTGTGAACCTGTGCATCCTGTGTTTGTAGGAAAATCAGACAGCAAGAAGAAAACCCTCTTGGATCCAGCTGTGTGTCCATGCAGAGTGACTCATCTAAGGGTCAACATATTGACTTCAAACTCGGACAGAAGTCTGATGCTCAAGGGTAATTATCACAGActacttattattttttaactccGTGGAGATGGCTGCcatgttttaattcaattcaattcaattcagttttatttgtatagcgccaattcacaacagaagttatctcaaggtactttagagtgtttaaggtttaagaccttacagaaaatatttatacaaaaaattatagagaaaacacaacaatcccatttgagcaagctttaggcaacagtggagaggaaaaactccctttagaggaagaaacctccagcagaaccaggctcatagtgggcagccatctgcctcgaccggttagggtgagtggaaagagaagagagaaaagaacagcaggcaataaagacaacaacaagcagcaagaacattgggcagatgaactggattctggagatgtacagctccagagagagagggagacagagaggaggaaacacaactacgggagagagaagacaaaaagttaatgacatgcaatggtagaatttgaatggatagaggagagaggagaggagctcagtttatcagtagaggtcccccagcagactaacctatatcagcagaactaagagatggttcagagtcacctgatccatctctaactataaactttataaaaaaggaaagttttaagtctagtcttaaatgtagagacggtgtctgcctcccgaacctgaactgggagctggttccacaggagaggggcttggtagctaaaggctctgcctcccattctacatttggaaactctaggaaccacaagtaaacctgcagcctgagaacggagagttctgcttggaagatatggaactatgaggtctttaagataagatggagcctgattattaagggatttataagttaggagaagaattttaaattcaattctggatttaacagggagccaatggagagaagctaacgtaggagaaatatgatctctcttactaattccagtcagaactctggctgcagcattttggattaactggaggctttttaaggagttattgggacatcctattaatgcCTAAcggggacatatataaagtgaaaagaattggtccaagcacagatccctgtggaactccatagctgactttgctgtgcatcgaagattcatcattaacgtgtacaatCTGAAATCCAgccactctagtgctgttcctttgattccaaagacatgttccagtctgtgtaataaaatgttgtgatctatagtgtcgaatgcagcactaagatctaacatgacgagtatagagagtagtccattgtctgatgccaatagaagatcattagtgacctttaccagtgctgtttctgtactatgatgtactctaaatcctgactggaaatcttcatacaagttattgctacgcaggtggtcgtacaattgcttagaaactatcttttcaaggattttagagataaagggtagattggatattggtctataattcactaagacccctgagtccagagtaggctttttgagtaggggcttgactacagcaaccttaaaagcctgtggtacgtagcctgttcGTAgggatagattgatctgatctaatatggacatgctgatcaaaggtaagacatccttgaggagtctagtcgggatggagtctaagagacatgttgatggtttagaggaattaattactgaaattaattcagaatgatctacggagaggaagcagtctaagtacgagcgtggatctagagttgttgtacagtccatgctatatgcagggaggatctgatcaattttttctctaatagttatgattttatttgtaaagaaattcatgaagtcattgctgctgagagttgagggaatactaggctcaaccgagctatgactctttgtcagcctggctacagtgctgaaaagaaacctagggttgttcttatttgcctctattatgaggagtaatatgaagttctagctttacggaaagcttttttatatattattaaactatctttccagactaggcaatattcatctaaattggtggaacgtcacctcctttccaacttacgtgatttctgctttaagctacagatttgtgaattgtaccatggagttaacttcctctgactcactagtttcattttcagaggagcaacagtatcaagtattgttccaagtgaagcaccagtactattaacaagatagtccacttgtgctggagtaacgttaaaataactgccttcctctgtgttggtacatggctctgaaataaaagatggaatcagttccttaaatttgtcgactgcattttcacataaacatctactgtagtgaatcttatctgtaggtttagtaaagtctggtactgtaaattcaaatgttattaaaaataatttactaaAGAGAATTATGctggtttatttttgtttattaaattcaatatatcccttttattttgatatgttatgtaacacctgatttttttttatacagatcTCAGCAGCAGAGGTCAGGTCAAGCTGCCCATAAGTATCAAACAGACCTAGACTCCATATTTATGGTGTGTAAATGTGCAAGAACAATTACTGTACTGCTGACTAACTTCACCAACCACAAATGTCTAACCCATGCTGCACCTTCTAGACTAGCACATCTTCCAAATCTGTTCAAATGTTCTGTtattctgttccagctgcttgAGGACAACATAGTGAGCTTTGTGAGGAGGGAGCTGAAGACGTTCCGGAGGGTTCTAAGTACAGATGACCAAGAATCCTTTATTACTCAGAGTGAAGATGAAGACTTAGGAggtgatgaggatgaagagaagaggaggtgcatcaaaaagtcatttttaaagatCACACTAAAtttcctgaggagaatgaagcaggaggacctggctgactgtctgcagagcagtgagAGGATTTTCCCAATATGTTTAAGTTGTATCTCaatatgtttctttaaatatgttGAACTAACTGTATTTgatccataaacacacacaaataatcataataaactTCTATTGGTTTGCTTGCAtcaacatattttttgtttgcttaaTCAGGAACAGATTCTGCAGCTCACATGTGTCAGCATAACCTCAAGTCAAACCTGAAGAAGAggttccagtgtgtgtttgaggggatcgctaaagcaggaaacccaacccttctgaaccagatctacacagagctctacatcacagagggagggactggagaggtcaatgatgaacatgaggtcagacagattgaaacagcatccaggaaaccagacagaccagaaacaaccatcagacatgAAGACCTCTTTAAACCTgtacctggaagagaggaaccaatcagaacagtgatgacaaagggagtggctggcattgggaaaacagtcttaacacaaaagttcactctggactgggctgaagacaaagccaaccaggacatacagttcacatttccattgaccttcagagagctgaatgtgctgaaagagaaaaagttcagcttggtggaacttgttcatcacttctttactgaaaccaaagaagcaggaatctgcaggtttgaagagttccaggttgtgttcatcttggacggtctggatgagtgtcgacttcctctggacttccacaacaatcaggtCCTGACTGATGatacagagtccacctcagtggatgtgctgctgacaaacctgatcagggggaacctgcttccctctgctcgcctctggataaccacacgacctgcagcagccaatcagatccctcctgagtgtgttgacatggtgacagaggtcagagggttcactgacccacagaaggaggagtacttcaggaagaggttcagagatgaggagcaggccagaagaatcatctcccacatcaagacatcacgaagcctccacatcatgtgtcacatcccagtcttctgctggatcactgctacagttctggaggaggtgttgaaaaccagagagggaggagagctgcccaagaccctgactgagatgtacatccacttcctggtggttcagtccaaagtgaagaacatcaagtatgataGAGGAGCTGaaacagatccacactggagtccagagagcagggagatgattaagtctctgggaaaactggcttttgagcagctgcagaaaggaaacctgatcttctatgaatccgacctgacagagtgtggcatcgatatcagagcagcctcagtgtactcaggagtgttcacacagatctttaaagaggagagaggactgtaccaggacaaggtgttctgcttcgtccatctgagtgttcaggagtttctggctgctcttcatgtccatctgaccttcatcaactctggagtcaatctgaTGTCAACAGAAAGGTCAACCTTCActaaaagtaaagtatttaGAGAGAAAGCGAAGCATCTctaccagagtgctgtggatAAGGCTTTAGTGAGTCCAAAcggacacctggacttgttccTCCGCTTCTTCCTGGGTCTTTCACAGGAGACTAACCAGAAGCTCCTAAGAAGTCAGCTGCAACAGACACTAAGTAGCTCAGAAGCCAGCCAGAAAATATGCAGGTACATCAAGAAAAAGATCAGTGAGAATCTGTCTgtagagaaaagcatcaacctgtttcactgtctgaatgaactgaatgatggttctctagtggaggagattCAACAATACCTGAGATCTGGAAGTCTCTCCACAAAtcaactgtctcctgctcagtggtcagctctggtcttcatcttactgtcatcagaaaaagatctggatgtgtttgacctgaataaatactctgcttcagaagaggctcttctgaggctgctgccagtggtcaAAGCTTCCAACAAAGCTCTGTGGGTGGATGAATTGTTAGTTATATGAATGTAAATACTACGTCTTTTTACAGAAGAGACATTaacaaatgtataatttttGTTTATTACCTGTTTTATCTCTTCCTCAGATTTAGTGGTTGTAATCTGTCAAAGAAAAgttgtgaagctctgtcctcagttctcaaGTCTCAGTCCTCTAGTCTTAGAGAATTGGACTTGAGTAACAACAGCCTGCATGACCCAAAAGAgaagctgctctctgctggactACGAAGTCCACACTGTAGTGTGCAAACTCTCTGGTGAGGTTTCATCAAGTGAAACACCAAGAATTTTCCAACAGTAGTATAATTGTTACGCACAGTAATAATTTCATTAATTTCAACTTAAGTTCATTTCTGCTTTAAACTATGTGCACAACTTAAAAATTTATTATCTAATTAGGGTGACCAAAGAGGAATTTCTGCAATCTTACAGATGAATAGTTTTTGCCTCAAAGCTATGtacaattatatataaatatacaactTATGCTAGGAATGGATCCACAACTCATCCCAGcgctccctctccctgctccttcCTGTGGAACATGTCCTCCCCTCACAGGTGTCCCGTAGGCATTTGATACAAGCATCTGAAACAGATGCCTAAGACACATTAGATGGCTCCCCTCgatgtggaggagcagaggctctactctactctactctacagAGAGTTCCTGCCAGGTGACTGAGCTCCTtaccctatctctaagggtgcacCCAGCCACCTTGTGAAGGACACTCCTTTTGACAGCTGGTATCTGGGACCTTGTCCTTTTGGTCATGGCCTAGACCTCATGATCATAGGTGAGAATAGGAATGTAGGTTGACTGGTAAATTGAGAGCTACTGTATGCCTTTTGGCTCAGCTCCTTCTTTACCATGACATGACTGGCTTGCCCTCTGGAGGTAAAAACTCGGGCCTGGACGGTCTGTCAGACTCAAAATAATTCTGGCAAACTCATAAGCACTCATAAGCAGCTCAGGAGTCCTACAAGCCAACAAGGCTTACCAGGAAACCAGCTCACTACCAGGTGGTGATTGGTTGACAactcagcccctctcttcacctgAGTGTCCAACACATATAGTCGGAGGTTAGATGGCACAGTCCCAAAGTTGATCATCGACCTCCAACCTAGGGTGTCCAGGTGCCATGTGCACTCACTGACACCCTTATGCATGAACATGATGTTTGTAGTGGGCAAGGTACGAATAGCATAGCAGACAATATCAAAACCCCTCTTGGATTTAGATCAGGCCATTTCTCCCAATCTCACCCCTTTAGGTATCACTGCTGCTCCCCATGTGGGCATTGAAATCCACCAGAAGAACAACAGAGTCCCCATTTGGAGCACCTTCAAGTACACCTTCCAGAGAACACAAGAATTCCGGGCACAGCATTGCTGTTTGGCacgtaggcacaaacaacagtgagagacctatcccccTCACTGAAGGCACAGGAAAGCAACTCTCTTGTCCACTGGGGAAAAttccaacacatggcagctgagtcGAGCCATAAGCAAGCCCACCCTAGCCCGCTGCCTCACATAGTTGTCAACTCCAATGTAGAAGAATGTCTAACCCTTCGTGAGGGGTTGGGTTCCCGAGCCCAGGCTGTGCGTGGGGATGAGTCTGATCTCTGAGCATGTACTGCTCAACCTCTGGCACAAGTTCAGGTGAAGTTCCATGACCCAATAGTTAGATTCCTTGTCAAAGGACTGTGTCGTCCTATGAAGGGACCTTCCTATGACTGCCACCCAATCCACTTTGCACCAGACCCTTATGGATACTCAGGAGGATAACTTTTGTAGCGTATTTTTACTAAAAACATTCCAAAGTTACGCAGAGGTCCTGTGTATTCTAAATGGACTTGAGatgcattaatttatttacaaaacagGAGACTTGATGCTGTCAGATCCAACTTGAATAGACCTGAAGATAATTATAAATTTGGAAAAATTGGGGTTGTGAGTGGGGTCTTAGTGTCGCAGAACCGAGTAAGGCCTGTGAACACTAATGCATTAAGTGCAAAACACAGATTTCAATGTTATTAGAGATTGTTTAAAGTATATAAATCTCTTTAAAGGCTTGGTGTATGTAATCTGACATGGCGAAGTTGTGAAGCGCTGTCGacagttctcagctcccagtcctctagttTAAAGGAGCTGGACTTGAGTAACaatgacctgcaggattcaggagtaaAGCAACTGTCAGCTGGATTAAAGAGTCCGtgctgtaaactggaaactctcaggtaaaaataaaaattatctTGTGAAAGAGGTTAAcctttaaattttttttacataactATTCCTGAGATTACCTCAAATGTTGACTTCTCCacctttttgctttttccaGACTGTCAGGTTGcctgatcacagaggaaggttgtgcttctctggcctcagctctgagttCCAACCCCTGCTGCTTGAGAGAGTTGAACCTGAGCTACAATAATCCAGGAGGCAATGGAGTGAAGTTGCTGACTGCTGGACTGAAGAACCCACACTGGAAACTGGAAATTCTGAGGTTTGCCAAAAGATCACACACTGCAATTTAGCTTTAACCAGGGTGTTTCAGGTCTCCATAACTTGGGTGAATCCAAGATCAGTTGGCTTTGACAACAAAATTCTTTCAGTCTGGGAAATGAGGGAACAACTGAAACAAATTAGAGGCAGAAGGTTTCTCTGTCATGCTGTTAAGGTGAGGTGCAGATCACATGTTGAACAGCACTCTAATTTGATGGAAATTAATTGAgagcaaatgtatttaaatgacagTCAGTGGGTctgattgtgttttttccacCAGGGTTGACTATAGTGGACAACAGTGGTTAAGGCCTGGTCTGAGGAAATGTAAGTATGCGCTAGATTTAAATCAGAACATTATAATTGTTAACTATTAAGACCTTCACTTGTTTCCAAATTAGTTGAGGTCTaaatctatatatctatctaacAGTCTAAGAGCTGGTTTTGTTATTCAGTTTTTAAGCCTCTACATAACATACCAACAAGTGAACTGTTCAATTATAAAATGCTGCCATTGTGTCTTGTTGTCCTTGTCAGATTCCTGTAAACTCACACtggatgaaaacacagcacacagaaagCTCAAACTGTCTGACAATAACAGGAAGGTGACACTGATGggagagaaggagcagaggTATCCTGATTGTGCTGACAGATTTGATACCTgctttcagctgctgtgtagcaatggtctgactggtcgctgtttctgggaggtggagtggagaggagaggttGACATAGCTGTGACTTACAAAGATATTGGTAGGAAAGGAGACGGTGCTGACTGCAGGTTTGGAATGAATGATCAGTCGTGGAGTCTTAACTACTCAGATGATGGCTGCTTTGTCAAACACAATAACAGACAAACacccatctcctcctctgtctctaacagagcagcagtgtatgtggactgtcctgctgggactctgtccttctatagagtctcctctgacagtctgatccacctccacaccttcaacaccacgttcactgaacctctttatgcTGGCTTTGGGTTTGGTTTTGGATTTGGGGTGGAATCTTTGTTGTTGTCCCTGAGCCCGTCAGTGTCTCTGTTACAATGAGTCTCTTTGTGTAGAGTATCAGAGAATGTAATGCCTTCTGGATTTCTTCTCAAATGTTCATACTGAGAGTttactccaaaaaaaaaaaaaaatcttctaaTAAAAACTGTTCCTTAACTCAAGTTGAGGGAAACTCGGGTTCTCAGTTATGGAAGGTGAGCTATGGTAGGCCGTGATTCCCTTGACTTAGTAAAACTAAACTGTTTGTCTCtcctacgtgccccaacccaAGGCCTGGCTCCAGAATGGGGCCCTGGTGACGCCAAACCATAGGATGTAGCGGCCCTTTGATTGTATTCATGATTCAAGGGTTTATGAAGTGCTCTTGGTGCTCTGGTTTGCCTCGGGAGAGCCTACCAGGGGCTTTAAGACCCCAGCAACATAGCTCCTAAGGTAATTCGGGCACACAAACTCTGCTGGGAGTCATTGTAATGAACTTAACATAAGCTACAAAATGTGCTGATTGTGCAGATGCTGTTTCCCTTCCTCATTTATACACTGGAAATCAGAGCTAATTCATTGTCAGGAATGTAGTTATGGGAGAAGACTAATGTCCCAGTTGTTGATTCTTTTATTAGAACATTAGTGAATGAATATTAATcacattcaaataaacacagtggaTTTCTCCTGGCAATTACttattttcatttgtatgtttaaatacttttaatactttCCGTAGCTccgttttcactttgacatgaaagagtattctttgttttttagcCAAATGAGCATGATTCAACTTCCAAGATTGTTTATAGGAagtctatgtatgtgtgttgtcCTCTTATTGCTTATACATAACAGCTATATTTGTATCATGAAACCTGCAGACTACTCCTCTTTTCCTCGTGTATTTCCTTAAGGTTGTAACTGTGGTAAATCAATGACATGACGAGTTTTACTGTACTGAGACTGGATTCGCTGCACATTAACAGAACATTACAATCTTCATCATGTAGTCAGTAACCTCGACTCTAAACAAACAGCCCGATGAACTTTGTCCTGCAGGAAAGAAGCCATTCGACTGGCCGCGTCAGCGGGGCAAACAGCTACTTCagctttttccactttttctaTTCATGCTTGGGTAGAAACCTGAACAAAAACTCCACATGGCAGAGAGGAAGGCAGCAGTaaaggcagcagcagagccGGACTTCCTGCAGTTTAATGATTTGGCCTGTGAGGGGGTCGGTGGGAAGGTGAGTCACAGTCAGGTTTTCATACCGTCACT from Anabas testudineus chromosome 24, fAnaTes1.2, whole genome shotgun sequence includes these protein-coding regions:
- the LOC113149660 gene encoding NLR family CARD domain-containing protein 3-like, with protein sequence MDQCEDRERGVPPSKTTLCEDHESQTKAHRRSPWQRTGSTKSSVSMQSDWSKGRPVDFKHGQKSHNSGVIHERQSGVPVCSNVSMQSDWSKGRPVDFKHGQNSLSTSVDLESQQQRSGQAAHKYQTDLDSIFMLLEDNIVSFVRRELKTFRRVLSTDDQESFITQSEDEDLGGDEDEEKRRCIKKSFLKITLNFLRRMKQEDLADCLQSNSAAHMCQHNLKSNLKKRFQCVFEGIAKAGNPTLLNQIYTELYITEGGTGEVNDEHEVRQIETASRKPDRPETTIRHEDLFKPVPGREEPIRTVMTKGVAGIGKTVLTQKFTLDWAEDKANQDIQFTFPLTFRELNVLKEKKFSLVELVHHFFTETKEAGICRFEEFQVVFILDGLDECRLPLDFHNNQVLTDDTESTSVDVLLTNLIRGNLLPSARLWITTRPAAANQIPPECVDMVTEVRGFTDPQKEEYFRKRFRDEEQARRIISHIKTSRSLHIMCHIPVFCWITATVLEEVLKTREGGELPKTLTEMYIHFLVVQSKVKNIKYDRGAETDPHWSPESREMIKSLGKLAFEQLQKGNLIFYESDLTECGIDIRAASVYSGVFTQIFKEERGLYQDKVFCFVHLSVQEFLAALHVHLTFINSGVNLMSTERSTFTKSKVFREKAKHLYQSAVDKALVSPNGHLDLFLRFFLGLSQETNQKLLRSQLQQTLSSSEASQKICRYIKKKISENLSVEKSINLFHCLNELNDGSLVEEIQQYLRSGSLSTNQLSPAQWSALVFILLSSEKDLDVFDLNKYSASEEALLRLLPVVKASNKALFSGCNLSKKSCEALSSVLKSQSSSLRELDLSNNSLHDPKEKLLSAGLRSPHCSVQTLWLGVCNLTWRSCEALSTVLSSQSSSLKELDLSNNDLQDSGVKQLSAGLKSPCCKLETLRLSGCLITEEGCASLASALSSNPCCLRELNLSYNNPGGNGVKLLTAGLKNPHWKLEILRVDYSGQQWLRPGLRKYSCKLTLDENTAHRKLKLSDNNRKVTLMGEKEQRYPDCADRFDTCFQLLCSNGLTGRCFWEVEWRGEVDIAVTYKDIGRKGDGADCRFGMNDQSWSLNYSDDGCFVKHNNRQTPISSSVSNRAAVYVDCPAGTLSFYRVSSDSLIHLHTFNTTFTEPLYAGFGFGFGFGVESLLLSLSPSVSLLQ